A portion of the Bubalus kerabau isolate K-KA32 ecotype Philippines breed swamp buffalo chromosome 1, PCC_UOA_SB_1v2, whole genome shotgun sequence genome contains these proteins:
- the SLC26A2 gene encoding sulfate transporter — translation MSLKNEEQNDLSPKDSVKGNDQYRAPSGIHLEREEESRNDFWQFEPSNLFRHPRIHLEPQEKSDNNFKKFVIKKLEKSCQCSSTKAKNTIFGFLPVLQWLPKYDLKKNILGDVMSGLIVGILLVPQSIAYSLLAGQEPIYGLYTSFFASLIYFILGTSRHISVGIFGILCLMIGEVVDRELYIAGYDAVHAASNESSLVNQMPDKTCDRSCYAIIVGSTVTFVAGVYQVAMGFFQVGFVSVYLSDALLGGFVTGASFTILTSQVKYLLGLSLPRSAGVGSLITTWIHVFRNIHKTNICDLITSLLCLLVLLPTKELNERFKSKLKAPIPVELFVVVAATLASHFGKLNEKYGTSIAGHIPTGFMPPEAPDWNLIPRVAIDAIAIAIIGFAITVSLSEMFAKKHGYTVKANQEMYAIGFCNIIPSFFHCFTTSAALAKTLVKESTGCQTQVSGVMTALVLLLVLLVIAPLFFSLQKSVLGVITIVNLRGALCKFKDLPQMWRISRMDTVIWFVTMLSSALISTEIGLLTGVCFSMFCVILRTQKPKASLLGLVEDSEVFESMSAYKNLQAKSGIKIFRFVAPLYYVNKEYFKSVLYKKTLNPVLAKAAQRKAAKRKIKRETVTPSGIQDEVSVQLSHDPLEFHTIVIDCSAIQFLDTAGIHTLKEVRRDYEAIGIQVLLAQCNPSVRDSLARGEYCKKDEENLLFYSVYEAMTFAEDSQNQKETYVPNGPNFSSD, via the exons ATGTCTTTGAAAAATGAAGAGCAAAATGACCTTTCACCCAAGGACTCAGTTAAAGGAAATGACCAGTACAGAGCTCCATCTGGGATCCATCTGGAGCGTGAAGAGGAATCACGTAATGACTTCTGGCAGTTTGAGCCCAGTAATCTTTTTAGACACCCTAGGATCCATTTGGAGCCTCAAGAGAAATCAGATAATAACTTCAAGAAGTTTGTTATCAAAAAACTAGAGAAGAGTTGCCAGTGCAGTTCAACCAAAGCCAAAAATACCATTTTTGGTTTCCTTCCTGTTTTGCAGTGGCTCCCAAAATATGAtctgaagaaaaacattttaggaGATGTGATGTCTGGCTTGATTGTGGGCATCTTATTGGTGCCCCAATCCATTGCTTATTCTCTCTTGGCTGGCCAAGAACCTATCTATGGTCTGTACACATCGTTTTTTGCCAgcctcatttatttcattttgggtACCTCCCGTCACATCTCTGTGGGCATTTTTGGAATACTGTGCCTTATGATTGGTGAAGTAGTTGACCGAGAACTATACATAGCTGGCTATGACGCTGTCCATGCTGCTTCAAATGAGAGCTCATTGGTAAACCAGATGCCAGACAAGACATGTGACAGAAGTTGCTATGCAATTATAGTTGGCAGCACTGTAACCTTTGTGGCTGGAGTTTATCAG GTAGCAATGGGCTTCTTTCAAGTGGGCTTTGTTTCAGTCTACCTCTCCGATGCCTTGCTAGGTGGATTTGTCACTGGTGCCTCCTTCACTATTCTTACATCTCAAGTCAAGTATCTCCTTGGACTCAGCCTTCCTCGGAGCGCTGGAGTGGGATCACTCATCACTACTTGGATACATGTCTTCAGAAACATCCATAAGACCAATATCTGTGATCTCATCACCAGCCTTTTGTGCCTTTTGGTTCTTTTGCCAACCAAAGAACTCAACGAGCGCTTCAAGTCCAAGCTTAAGGCACCAATTCCTGTTGAACTCTTTGTTGTTGTGGCAGCCACATTAGCCTCTCATTTTGGAAAACTGAATGAGAAATATGGCACCAGTATTGCTGGGCATATTCCCACTGGGTTTATGCCACCCGAAGCACCTGACTGGAACTTAATTCCTAGAGTGGCTATAGATGCAATAGCTATTGCTATCATTGGGTTTGCTATCACTGTATCACTTTCTGAGATGTTTGCCAAGAAACATGGCTACACAGTCAAAGCTAATCAGGAAATGTACGCTATCGGCTTTTGCAATatcatcccttccttcttccacTGCTTCACTACTAGCGCAGCTCTTGCAAAGACACTGGTGAAGGAATCCACAGGCTGTCAAACTCAGGTTTCTGGTGTGATGACAGCTCTGGTTCTTCTGTTGGTCCTCTTGGTCATAGCTCCTTTGTTCTTCTCCCTGCAGAAAAGTGTCCTTGGTGTGATCACCATTGTAAATCTCCGGGGAGCCCTATGTAAATTTAAGGATCTGCCCCAGATGTGGAGGATTAGCAGAATGGATACAGTTATCTGGTTTGTTACTATGCTGTCCTCTGCACTGATCAGTACTGAAATAGGCCTGCTTACTGGGGTTTGTTTTTCTATGTTTTGTGTCATCCTCCGCACTCAGAAGCCAAAGGCTTCATTGCTTGGCCTGGTGGAAGATTCTGAAGTCTTTGAGTCCATGTCTGCCTACAAGAACCTTCAGGCCAAGTCAGGCATCAAGATTTTCCGCTTTGTGGCCCCTCTCTACTACGTaaacaaagaatattttaagTCTGTCTTATACAAAAAAACTCTCAACCCAGTCTTAGCAAAAGCAGCTCAGAGGAAGGCAGCAAAGAGAAAGATCAAAAGGGAAACAGTAACACCCAGTGGAATCCAGGATGAAGTTTCAGTGCAACTTTCCCATGATCCCTTAGAGTTCCATACAATCGTGATTGACTGTAGTGCAATACAGTTTTTAGATACAGCAGGGATCCATACACTGAAAGAAGTTCGCAGAGATTATGAAGCTATTGGCATCCAGGTTCTCCTGGCTCAATGCAATCCCTCTGTGAGGGACTCCCTGGCCCGGGGAGAGTACTGCAAAAAGGATGAAGAAAACCTTCTCTTTTATAGTGTATATGAAGCCATGACTTTTGCAGAAGACTCTCAGAATCAAAAAGAGACATATGTTCCCAATGGTCCGAATTTTTCCAGTGATTGA